The Oscillospiraceae bacterium genome contains the following window.
AAGCTGCTGGGCGGGGTTCTGCCCGCGCGGTTCCAGTATTTCGGCTGGTGGGGTCTGGCCTGCTACATGCTGCAGGGCGGCTTGGCGCAGGCGGTCATTGCCCGCATTGCCGGTGTGCAGCCCACGGTTGACCGTAGCGGTAGTAAGACGGCCATCGGTGTTATCATGAGTCCACAGCAGACGGCGAAACTGTGGGGCAGCGTGGCGGGTGCAGGATTACTTGTGCTGTTCCCGGCGCTGACAATGCGCATGTTTGCCCACACGGCACTCGCCGCCAACTGGCTGGTGCTGCTGGCCCTCTACCTTTGGCTGCGCAGTGACGAGCTTATGCCCACGACCCGCCGCGCCTGCCTTGTCTGGGCGGGCATGGGTCTGCTCTGTGCGGGCATCCATCTGTACTACCTGCCGATGGTCGGTCTTGTGCTTGTGGGCTACGCGGTGCGCCGCGCCCTGCAAAAACGCGGCCCGGCGGCTGTGCTGACACCGATAGCAGCGTTCTGCGCTGCGGCGCTGGCGGAGTTGGTGCTGCTGGGGGCGTTCGCTGTCAACTTTGCGGGCTACTCCAACGGCTACCTCAGCGGGGCGGACTACCTCGGCCTGTTTGTGCCGTGGCTGGCGCAAAGCTGGGAGCAGAATGTTTATGCAGGCATCGGAACATCGCTGGCCGTGGTGCTGGCGGTGTTCGGCATAGTCTGCAACGCCCGCAAGGCGGAAAAATTCTTTGCCGCCCACCGCGACTGGCTCATTGCCGGCTCTGTGGTGCTGGTGCTGGATTTGATTGCCGCGGGCGGAAATGCCATCACGGTGAACGGAAAAACGCTGTTCACCGTGCCCATCCCGCAGTTTCTGATGAACTTCTGGGCGATGTTCTCCTCCTGCGCGCGGCTGGCGTGGCTGGCAGGTATGCTGCTGGCTGCTGTTGGCTGCGGGTTGGTGCTGCGCTTTTGGGATAACGGTGTCGCGCCCGCCCTGATGCTGGCTGTCTGCGCCGTGGCGCAGGGCTGGGGCCAGCGGTCGGAGCTGTTCAACCGCTGGACGGACTACCACTACTACGGCTTCCGCTACGAGAATAAGACCCTGCTGACCGACCCCGTGTGGGAGCAGATCGCTGCCAGCGGCAGGTACAGCCATCTGGCCTTTGCCACATTTGACTTTGAGCATGACGAGTTCTGGGATCTGGTCGACTTTGCCGCCGACCACGGCTGGACCTCCAATAGCTTCTACATGGCGCATATGGACGGCAACCTTGCGGCGGTCACGCTGCCGGGCGAGCTGAACGAGCTTTCCGCTGACACGCTCTATGCCTTCATCGACGAGGACGAGCTGACGCGGAACAGTTACGACCTGCACTATTACCGGCTGGATGGCATCCTGATCGGCAGCGTCGAGCCCATCGACGGCATCGAGGAGGAGCCTGCGCCCGAAGTGCCCGCCCACACGATGGATTTGACGAAGTCGGATGTTGACCCGCTCTTTCTGGCGGCGGACGGCATTGTTCTGGGCATGAACGGTGAGATGATGACCGAGGAGTGGACGCTGTTCCCCGGGCGCTACCGTGTGACGCTGACCGGCAGCGGCTTTGACCACAGCTACATCTACGCGCGGTACGGCCTCATCAACGAAGAAACCTACAAGCTGGACATCGACTTCACCGGCATCGACCCCAACGAAATGACCTTTGAGTTCACGGCCACCGAGATGCTCCACTACTGGCGTGTTGCTGTCCATACTCTGGACGATGCCAATGTCACTGTCAACAGTGTGACGGTAGAAAAAATCGTATAAAAAACTGCCTGCAAATGCGATTCCATTTGCAGGCAGTTTTTTATACGGTATTTACTTAGAACGCAACCTTTTTGGCAACATAGTCGCGCAGCTCGGAAATCGGCATGCGGACCTGCTCCATCGTGTCGCGGTCGCGGACGGTCACGCAGCCATCGGCCTCGACCTTGTCGTCGCCGACAGTCTGGAAGTCCACGGTGATGCACAGCGGGGTGCCGATCTCGTCCTGACGGCGGTAGCGTTTGCCGATGGAGCCGGCATCGTCATAGTCGACCATAAAGTCCTTGGCCAGCTCGTTGCGGATCTCCATCGCCTTATCGCCCAGCTTCTTGGACAGGGGCAGCACGGCGCACTTGAACGGTGCCAGATAGGGGTGCAGGTGCAGCACGGTGCGCACATCCTCCTTGCCCTTGGCATCGACAAGGTGCTGCTCATCGTAGGCCTCGCACAGGAAGGCCAGCGCCACGCGGTCACAGCCCAGAGACGGCTCGATAACATAGGGGATGTAATGCTCGTTCGTCTCGGGGTCAAAGTACTCAAGGCTCTTGCCGGAGGCCTCCTGATGGCGGCTCAGGTCATAGTTGGTGCGGTCGGCAATGCCCCACAGCTCGCCCCAGTCGGTGAACGGGAAGGCGTACTCGATGTCGGTGGTGGCGCGGCTGTAGAAGGCAAGCTCGGCAGGCTCGTGGTCGCGCAGGCGCAGGTTTTCCTCCTGAATGCCGAGGCTCAGCAGCCAGTTCTTGCAGTAGTCCTTCCAGTAGGCAAACCACTCCAGATCGGTGTCGGGCTTGCAGAAGAACTCGCACTCCATCTGCTCAAACTCACGGGTGCGGAAGGTGAAGTTGCCCGGCGTGATCTCGTTGCGGAACGCCTTGCCGACCTGGCAGACGCCGAAGGGCAGCTTGCGGCGGGTCGTGCGCTGGATGTTCGCAAAGTTGACAAAGATGCCCTGTGCGGTCTCGGGGCGCAGATAGCAGGTGGAGGAGGAATCCTCGGTAACGCCGATGGCGGTCTTGAACATCAGGTTGAACTTACGGATGGGAGTAAAGTCATGCTTGCCGCAGACGGGGCAGACGACTTCATCATGGCTGGCGATAAAAGCGTCCATCTCATCAAAGGTCATGGCATCGACATCCACGCCCTTGCCCTGCTCGCACTCGGAAATCAGCTTGTCGGCGCGGTGGCGGCTCTTGCAGGCGCGGCAGTCCAGCAGTGGGTCCGAGAAGCTGGACACATGGCCAGTAGTCACCCAGGTCTGCGGGTTCATCAGGATGGCGGCGTCCAGACCGACATTGTAGGGGCTTTCCTGCACGAACTTCTTCATCCATGCCTTTTTGACATTGTTCTTGAACTCAACACCCAGAGGACCGTAGTCCCAGCTGTTTGCCAGGCCGCCGTAGATCTCGCTGCCCGGATAGATAAACCCGCGGTTTTTGCACAGGTTTACGATCATGTCAAGGGTTTTTTCACTGTTCTTCATTTGTGTTACTCCTTCCGCATGGCTGGCTGCCACACAAAGCGATTTTCCCACCGCGCCCGGATAAATTTGGCACGATAAATTCAGTATACCATAAAAAGATAAAAGATAAAAGATAAAAGATAATAAAAAATGTGGAGTTTTTGCTCTTCGGGGCAAAAACAAAAACTAAAGCAGCGCGCAGCACCATGATTTTATCTTATAAAAGCAAGTCCGCAATCTCCCACGCCAGCATCCCCAGCTCCTCGCGTTTCAGCGTTTTATCCCCGCTCAGCCGTGCCAGCTCCTCCTGCACACGGGGAATTTTGCGCGCCGGAATGCCGATGCGGGCCAATTCCTCTTTGCTGAACGGCGGCTTTTTCGCCGCCCGCCCCAGCCGCGACACGGCCAAAGGGTCTAGGCTCCAAATCAGCTTTGCCATACGGTCGGCACCTCCACAGCGTTTTTCTTATTGTATCAAAAAAGCAGACAAAATGCCACAAAAATCGTTGGATTCGTCAAAGAAATATGCTATGATAAAGGCAGCAAAAGAGGAAAAGAGGTTGCGATATGACTACATTGCGCGAATTGAAACGGTTGAGAATAAAGGACGCAATCAGCAAGGAACTGGCGGTGCAGCGCGCGGTCTGGAACTGGGCTTTATATGATGATTATATCAAAACACGGGAGGTTGCCCGAAAGCACGGGGAAAACGCCGCGCGGGAGTATATTGATAAGGCAGAAAAACGCTTCCGCAGAGTGTATAACTTCGTCATGGAAACGGCGGAAGAAATGGACCGGGAAAGAGAGGAAAAAGGCGAAGAAACGCTTTTTTTGACAAGGATGAAGATGGAAAAAAAGTATACACCGTTGAACTGGAATTTAACTCAAAAATAAGGGAATGGCCGGATAAGATTTCTACGGAAACAAGTGCGTACACGGCAGTGGCGACCTCTGTAAGCGAAGTGCCTACTGCAACGGAAGAGGATTATTGGGACTATTCGGATGAGCTGCGGCAGGCGATTCTGGAAGATACCATAAACTGCATCAGGGCAGAGGATAACGGCGAGGCGGAACGCTTTGCGAAACCGGACAAATTGGGAAAGCTGACGCTTGAAGTCCTTACCACCCTGCCGTCCGTCTGCGTGCAGAACAAAAATGAAGTGCAGTTGGCGGCACTTGCTTACGATGCGCTGCCCGCAGACCGTGAGGCGGATACCGCGTTCCCGGAGCTTGCCCAAAGGTGGAAAAAGGTGGATGACGACGCTAAAAGTGTAAAAGCAAGCTCTACGCGTGTCGCCGGGCTGATCGGTATGTTTCTGCTGGCATTGATTTCTGTCGCGTGCGGCGCAGCGGTAAGCTATTTCGACATAGAGCAGGCGGTGTTTGTATTGCTGGTAACGGCTGTTTTTTTCCTTTTTTTCGTGATAGGCGGTCTCAATGTACGCAGTTTTGCAGCGGGCTTTGCGGCGGTTGCCGTGCTGCTGACGCTCAACACAGTTTTCCCGTATGTAAAGTATGTGCCGGAGATACTCTGCGACTTTGGCGGGCTGTGGGCATTGTTTGGCGTTTATTCGTTTGTGGTGACGCCGAACAAAAAGAAAGCGGCTGTGCTGGCTGCACAGATCGAGCTGGAATTGCTGGCGCTGCGCCGCAGCTATGGGCAGCGGTTGAGTTACCTGTTCCGCTATCTTTTCCTGACAAAGGAAAATGACAAGAAGGCAACGGCGGCGCTTGAAAAAATGATACTGAGTGTGGCGGAACGCTTGAAGGCTGTTGAAGAAGCGCTTTTGTGCTGCCCCAGCTATACCCGAGAAAACATCAAGCCCAGAGAGGCTGCGGAGGATATTCTGCGGGAAAGCGGCTTCGATGCCCTCTATCAGGATTGCCTGCCGCAGGATTGCTTGCCGCAAGACTATCTGCCGCAGGAAGTCACGCCCCAAGCGACCTGAAATACAGGGCACATTTATCGTACTATAAAAAATCTTTTCACACATCGAGGGTGCGGCTGCGGCTGCACCCTCGATGTATTGCCAGAAACTGCGGGTCCAAATTTGTGCCATTTGCCCAAAAATTACCTGTACAGGCGGGGATTTCAAAAAAAGTGTTTCTTTTATTGCAGAAAAATAGTATAATACTTTCATAGTATTAGTAAAAAAATGCCGTATGCCGTATCCTCTAAGGCAGCGGATAAATTTTGAGGTGACCACTGTTATGGCTTTTAGTATGTATGACCCCAAGCTGCTGGAGGGGGTCCGCACGATCCATTTTATCGGCTGCGGCGGCTCCGGCACCTATCCGCTGATCCAGATCCTGCACAGCCGCGGCTTCGCCATCACCGGCTCCGATGTCGAGGAAACCAAAAACACCGAGGCGGAGCGTGCGCTCGGCGTCCGTGTGGCCATCGGACATGATGCGGCCAATCTGGGCAATCCGGATCTGGTCGTCTACAGCGCCGCCATCCATAATGACAATCCTGAGCTGCAGGCGGCTCACGCCCGCGGCATCAAGGCGGTGGAGCGCAGCGTCATGCTGGGCTATATCAGCCGCACCCATAGCCAGAGCATCGGCGTGGCTGGTACCCACGGTAAAACGACCACGACCGGCATGATCACAACCATGCTGGAGCTGGCCGGCAAGGACCCCGCCGCCGTCATCGGCGGCAAGCTGCCCCTCATCGGCGGCTACGGCAAGGCCGGCAGCGGCCAGAGCGTGGTCATTGAGGCCTGCGAGTACCATGAGACCTTCCTGCAGCTGACCAGCACGGTGGGCGTCATCCTGAACATCGACAATGACCATCTGGAATATTACGGCACGATGGGTCAGCTCAAGCTTGCGTTCCAGAAGTTTGCGCTGCTGTCCCGCACCGTTGTGTTCAACATGGACGATAAAAACACGATGGATGTCGTCAACTCCATCGACCGCCCGGTGCTGAGTTTCGGCATCAAAGAGGAGGAGGCCCGCTTCCACGCCGTCAACATCGGCGAGTATAAGCCCGGCTTCTTTGAGTTTGATGTGCTTGAGCTGGGCGAGTTCTTTGCCCACATCAGGCTTGGTGTGCCCGGCTACCACAACATTTACAATGCGCTGGCCATGTGCTGCTGCGTGCGTCCGCTGGGCCTCAAGCCCGAGGATGCCGTCCGCGCAGCGGAAGAATTCCACGGCACCGGCCGCCGGTTTGAGATCAAGGGCGAGTGCAACGGCGCGGTCATTGTGGATGACTACGCCCACCATCCCACCGAGCTGGCCGCCACGCTGGCCACGGCTAAGGAGATGGGCTATGACCGTGTGATCGCGGTGCATCAGCCGTTTACCTACAGCCGCACCAAGATGCTGATGGACGAATTTGCCAAGGTGCTGCGCGCCGCCGATCAGGTCGTGCTGCTGCCCATCATGGGCGGCCGCGAGAAGGATGACGGCAGCGTCAAGAGCGAGGACCTTGCCGCCAAGCTGCCCGGCAGCGTTGTGGTCAGCGGGCTGGAGGGTGCCGCCGACTGGGTAAAGAAAAACGCCAAGAAGGGTGACCTTGTCATCTGCATGAGCTGCGGCGATCTGTACAAGGCTGCCGACATGATGGTAGAGAAATAAAATCTGATGACAGGCTGTCCGACAGGGCAGCCTGTTTTTTGGTAGAGTGGCTTCCCCCCTCGGGGGAAGCTGTCAGTGACCCCGCTCGCTGACTGATGAGGGCAAGGTCCGCTGCGGCAGTCAGTGAACGGGCAACCCCCGGAGGGCCGCCCCTCATCCGACCTCGGGCGGGGCCTCGGCCACCTTCCCCCTCGGGGGAAGGCACGCAGCCTTGCCATTACCGCCCACTTTATGGTACAATACAACCAAATACATTATAAAAGGAGCCACTCGCAATGAACCAACACTATCTCCAGCTCTACGCTGATTTTATCGTCAAGGTGGGCGTCAATGTGCGCCCGCGCCAGAATTTCATTGTTCGCTGCCCGGTCACGATGCCGGACTTTGCCCACGCCTGTGTCCGCGCAGGCTACGAGGCCGGTGCCAAGACCGTTGTGGTCCGCTGGGAGGACGACAAGCTGACCCGCCTGCAGATGGAAATGGCCGCTGAGAGCGACCTGTGCGCCATGAAGCCCTACGAGCTGCGCAGCTACCTCGACTATGCCGAGGACCCGGACGGCTGCTGCACGCTGGCCATCCATGCCGCAGACCCCGAGGCACTGGCCGGGCTGGATGCGGGCAAGCTGAACCGCGTCAACCTCGCCCGCCGCACCTTTATGAAGCCCTGGCAGGCCTACACGATGAATGACCGCGTGCAGTGGTGTGTGGCCGCCGTGCCCGCCCCGGGCTGGGCTGCCAAGGTGTTCCCGGACCTGCCGCTTGAGGAGGCTGTTGAGAAGCTGTGGGCGCTGATTTTTGATGTCTGCCGCGTATCGACCGGTGACCCCGTAACCGCATGGAAGGAGCATGTTGCCCGCACCAAGGCTCGCCGCGACCGGATGAATGAGCTGAACCTCGACCGTATTCGCATGACGAGCGCTAACGGCACAGATCTGACCGTGGGTCTGGCCGAGAACGCCATCTGGGAGGGCGCGTCCAGCAAGACGGAGGGCGGCATCGAGTTCATCGCCAATGTCCCCACCGAGGAGGTGTTCTGCGCACCCCACCGCGACCGCGTTGACGGCCGCGTCTACGGCACCAAGCCCTACGCTTACAACGGCCAGCTGATCGAGGGCTGGCATGTCACCTTCCAAAACGGCAAGGTCGTGGAGCATGGCGCTGAGAAGAACGCCGAGCTGCTGGCCGAGCTGCTTACCACCGATGAAAACGCCAACCGCATCGGCGAGATTGCACTGGTGCCCGCGTCCAGCCCCATCAACCGCAGCGGTGTTCTGTTCTATAACACCCTGTTCGACGAAAACGCCGCCTGCCACATTGCCTTCGGCGATGGCTACCCGACCAACATCAAGGGCGGCTCCGCCATGAGCCGGGACGAGCTGCTGGCAAAGGGCCTGAACAGCTCCGCCATCCATGAGGATGTCATGGTCGGCGCGCCCGACACCCATGTCGTTGGCGTGACCAAGAGCGGCGAGGAGATCACGATTTTTGAAAACGGCGAATGGGCGTTCTAAGCCGCACCCCGGCACCGATCGACTGTGACCGCCCGGCATCTGCCGATTTTTTGCGGGTGCTGGCGGCGTGGGCCGTGGGGGCGTTCCACATATGGCAGCAAAGCTGGTACAGCCGCCCCGCTGCGGAGCATTGGCTGCGGGCGGGCAGCGTTGGGGTGGACTTCCTCGTTATGCTGTCGGCGTTCTGCCTGTTCCTGCCGTGGGCCAACGCGGCAGCGCAGGGCAGACCGCTGCCGCAGACCCGCCCGGCGGAGTTTTACCGCCGCCGCGCCGCGCGGCTGCTGCCGGCCTACTATGCCAGCCTGCTGTTCAGTCTGGCGCTGGCAGTGTATCGCAGCGGGTGGAGCAGGGCACTGGCAGTTGACCTATTCACACATCTGACGCTGACCCAGCAGCTTTTCCCGGCGTGCTACATTGGTACGCAGCTCAATGCGGTCAGCTGGACGCTGACGGTGTTTGCACTGTTTTATCTGGTGTTCCCGCTGCTTGCACCGCTCTGCGCACGGCATCCGCTGCCGGTGCTGGGGGCGCTCTGCGGCGTACAGCTCGTCTACTCGCTCTGGACATTGCCCCAGTACGGTGGCTATGCGTACCCAAGGCTTTTCAACCAGTTCCCGGCGTTCTGCGGGGTGCTGGCGGTCGGCATGGCGGCGGCGCTCGTCTTTGCAAGGCTGGCGCGCGGCGGCTGGACACAGCATTTTCTGCTGCGCGCGGGCTGCACGGTGCTGGG
Protein-coding sequences here:
- a CDS encoding acyltransferase, producing the protein MGVLSRTPAPIDCDRPASADFLRVLAAWAVGAFHIWQQSWYSRPAAEHWLRAGSVGVDFLVMLSAFCLFLPWANAAAQGRPLPQTRPAEFYRRRAARLLPAYYASLLFSLALAVYRSGWSRALAVDLFTHLTLTQQLFPACYIGTQLNAVSWTLTVFALFYLVFPLLAPLCARHPLPVLGALCGVQLVYSLWTLPQYGGYAYPRLFNQFPAFCGVLAVGMAAALVFARLARGGWTQHFLLRAGCTVLGAAALVRLNALMHAQAAAAEYQRFQLVNRMPLVIAAAAVVVGFGLGLTLPAPARRLLRGLAALTYSFYLWHQMLAVFLKYDLHLPAWQGVTPPNQLGDKVWMHRADMLYWAAALTVGAAAYFLLEKPAASALHQTAQKMRAEKAR
- the murC gene encoding UDP-N-acetylmuramate--L-alanine ligase, giving the protein MAFSMYDPKLLEGVRTIHFIGCGGSGTYPLIQILHSRGFAITGSDVEETKNTEAERALGVRVAIGHDAANLGNPDLVVYSAAIHNDNPELQAAHARGIKAVERSVMLGYISRTHSQSIGVAGTHGKTTTTGMITTMLELAGKDPAAVIGGKLPLIGGYGKAGSGQSVVIEACEYHETFLQLTSTVGVILNIDNDHLEYYGTMGQLKLAFQKFALLSRTVVFNMDDKNTMDVVNSIDRPVLSFGIKEEEARFHAVNIGEYKPGFFEFDVLELGEFFAHIRLGVPGYHNIYNALAMCCCVRPLGLKPEDAVRAAEEFHGTGRRFEIKGECNGAVIVDDYAHHPTELAATLATAKEMGYDRVIAVHQPFTYSRTKMLMDEFAKVLRAADQVVLLPIMGGREKDDGSVKSEDLAAKLPGSVVVSGLEGAADWVKKNAKKGDLVICMSCGDLYKAADMMVEK
- a CDS encoding aminopeptidase; translation: MNQHYLQLYADFIVKVGVNVRPRQNFIVRCPVTMPDFAHACVRAGYEAGAKTVVVRWEDDKLTRLQMEMAAESDLCAMKPYELRSYLDYAEDPDGCCTLAIHAADPEALAGLDAGKLNRVNLARRTFMKPWQAYTMNDRVQWCVAAVPAPGWAAKVFPDLPLEEAVEKLWALIFDVCRVSTGDPVTAWKEHVARTKARRDRMNELNLDRIRMTSANGTDLTVGLAENAIWEGASSKTEGGIEFIANVPTEEVFCAPHRDRVDGRVYGTKPYAYNGQLIEGWHVTFQNGKVVEHGAEKNAELLAELLTTDENANRIGEIALVPASSPINRSGVLFYNTLFDENAACHIAFGDGYPTNIKGGSAMSRDELLAKGLNSSAIHEDVMVGAPDTHVVGVTKSGEEITIFENGEWAF
- a CDS encoding DUF6311 domain-containing protein; amino-acid sequence: MKALRKYRWPLTGALLGALVFLAVYGVRVLDPTSVDWILNNPSPDPAQHYLGWELFRRSPVHLPYIGANYNAVYPFRTSVLFTDSLPLAALFFKLLGGVLPARFQYFGWWGLACYMLQGGLAQAVIARIAGVQPTVDRSGSKTAIGVIMSPQQTAKLWGSVAGAGLLVLFPALTMRMFAHTALAANWLVLLALYLWLRSDELMPTTRRACLVWAGMGLLCAGIHLYYLPMVGLVLVGYAVRRALQKRGPAAVLTPIAAFCAAALAELVLLGAFAVNFAGYSNGYLSGADYLGLFVPWLAQSWEQNVYAGIGTSLAVVLAVFGIVCNARKAEKFFAAHRDWLIAGSVVLVLDLIAAGGNAITVNGKTLFTVPIPQFLMNFWAMFSSCARLAWLAGMLLAAVGCGLVLRFWDNGVAPALMLAVCAVAQGWGQRSELFNRWTDYHYYGFRYENKTLLTDPVWEQIAASGRYSHLAFATFDFEHDEFWDLVDFAADHGWTSNSFYMAHMDGNLAAVTLPGELNELSADTLYAFIDEDELTRNSYDLHYYRLDGILIGSVEPIDGIEEEPAPEVPAHTMDLTKSDVDPLFLAADGIVLGMNGEMMTEEWTLFPGRYRVTLTGSGFDHSYIYARYGLINEETYKLDIDFTGIDPNEMTFEFTATEMLHYWRVAVHTLDDANVTVNSVTVEKIV
- a CDS encoding glycine--tRNA ligase produces the protein MKNSEKTLDMIVNLCKNRGFIYPGSEIYGGLANSWDYGPLGVEFKNNVKKAWMKKFVQESPYNVGLDAAILMNPQTWVTTGHVSSFSDPLLDCRACKSRHRADKLISECEQGKGVDVDAMTFDEMDAFIASHDEVVCPVCGKHDFTPIRKFNLMFKTAIGVTEDSSSTCYLRPETAQGIFVNFANIQRTTRRKLPFGVCQVGKAFRNEITPGNFTFRTREFEQMECEFFCKPDTDLEWFAYWKDYCKNWLLSLGIQEENLRLRDHEPAELAFYSRATTDIEYAFPFTDWGELWGIADRTNYDLSRHQEASGKSLEYFDPETNEHYIPYVIEPSLGCDRVALAFLCEAYDEQHLVDAKGKEDVRTVLHLHPYLAPFKCAVLPLSKKLGDKAMEIRNELAKDFMVDYDDAGSIGKRYRRQDEIGTPLCITVDFQTVGDDKVEADGCVTVRDRDTMEQVRMPISELRDYVAKKVAF